The following coding sequences lie in one Pseudoalteromonas sp. Scap06 genomic window:
- the lptB gene encoding LPS export ABC transporter ATP-binding protein, which translates to MSTLKAELLAKSYKGREVVKNVGLEVEAGSIVGLLGPNGAGKTTTFYMIVGLVPSDKGKISIDDQDITLLPMHSRARLGIGYLPQESSIFRKLTVYQNLMAILETRKELNKQQREDTLNNLLDEFSIQHIRDSQGMALSGGERRRVEIARALAANPKFILLDEPFAGVDPISVLDIKKIIEHLKNRGIGVLITDHNVRETLDVCEKAYIVSHGELIASGTPEYVLNDKTVRDVYLGEQFKL; encoded by the coding sequence ATGAGCACATTAAAAGCAGAGCTATTAGCGAAAAGCTATAAAGGCCGTGAAGTGGTGAAAAACGTTGGCCTAGAGGTTGAAGCTGGCAGCATTGTCGGCTTACTTGGCCCCAATGGCGCAGGTAAAACCACGACTTTTTACATGATTGTAGGCCTTGTACCGAGCGATAAAGGCAAAATATCAATCGATGATCAAGATATCACTTTATTACCAATGCACAGCCGAGCTCGCCTAGGGATAGGATATTTACCACAAGAATCATCGATTTTTAGAAAGCTGACGGTCTACCAAAACTTAATGGCTATTTTAGAAACACGCAAAGAGCTTAATAAGCAGCAACGTGAAGATACCTTAAATAATTTACTTGATGAATTTAGTATTCAACATATTCGTGACAGCCAAGGTATGGCCCTATCAGGTGGTGAGCGCCGCCGTGTTGAAATTGCGCGAGCATTAGCAGCAAATCCTAAATTTATACTATTAGACGAACCCTTTGCAGGGGTTGATCCTATCTCTGTATTAGATATTAAAAAAATTATAGAACACCTTAAAAATCGAGGAATTGGCGTATTGATCACAGATCACAACGTACGCGAAACTCTTGATGTTTGTGAAAAAGCCTACATAGTTTCTCATGGAGAGTTAATTGCATCAGGCACTCCAGAATATGTATTAAACGATAAAACGGTACGCGATGTTTATTTAGGCGAGCAGTTCAAGCTCTAA
- the lptA gene encoding lipopolysaccharide transport periplasmic protein LptA — MTNNLFKILIVPSLLIAFHSHAEETVEAPAANQISISADRQEGQLKENVGIFEKNVEIIHGNRRINADRLEVHKRDDLGENKQLLIATGSPAYFEETQADGTIMSASANEVRYDVSQRFLTLIGEASIAQAGQKITAKSITYDIEQQLISAEKDENSTDRVHTILVPVENKKEDDKGQP, encoded by the coding sequence ATGACCAATAACCTATTTAAAATTCTAATTGTTCCTTCATTACTGATTGCATTTCATAGCCATGCAGAGGAAACCGTTGAAGCTCCTGCTGCTAATCAAATTTCAATTAGTGCTGACAGACAAGAAGGTCAATTAAAAGAAAACGTGGGCATTTTTGAGAAAAATGTTGAAATTATTCATGGTAATCGCCGCATTAACGCTGACCGTTTAGAAGTACATAAACGTGATGACTTAGGTGAGAATAAGCAACTTTTAATTGCCACAGGCAGCCCTGCTTATTTTGAAGAAACACAAGCTGATGGCACCATTATGAGCGCCAGTGCGAATGAAGTGCGTTACGATGTTTCGCAGCGTTTTTTAACCTTAATCGGCGAAGCCAGTATTGCTCAAGCAGGTCAAAAAATAACTGCTAAAAGTATCACCTACGATATAGAGCAGCAGTTAATTAGCGCAGAAAAAGACGAAAACTCAACAGACCGTGTACACACTATTTTAGTCCCTGTTGAAAACAAAAAAGAAGACGATAAAGGCCAACCATGA
- the lptC gene encoding LPS export ABC transporter periplasmic protein LptC, whose translation MNVARIILSILFISCMVWLWYPYFSQVDIIADEQTQTIAKPDYTAIELKQTAYNEQGKISHKVTAVKMELYQQLGFTFFEKPIFTLYNEQQTWRINADEATLYDDRQLVLEGNVKALNLADNAMIDTITADSINVDIKLLTMQSEQPVVITGPNLKITGKGLEADLKTEVIKLINHTRTLYYDQ comes from the coding sequence ATGAATGTAGCTCGCATAATACTGAGCATCTTATTCATAAGCTGTATGGTTTGGCTTTGGTATCCTTATTTTTCTCAGGTAGATATTATTGCGGATGAACAAACTCAAACTATTGCTAAGCCTGATTACACTGCGATTGAGCTAAAACAAACCGCTTATAATGAGCAAGGTAAAATAAGCCACAAAGTAACTGCGGTAAAAATGGAGTTATACCAACAACTTGGTTTTACCTTTTTTGAAAAACCTATATTTACGTTATACAACGAGCAGCAAACATGGCGTATTAACGCTGATGAGGCCACCCTCTACGACGATCGTCAACTCGTATTAGAGGGCAATGTAAAAGCGCTAAATTTAGCCGATAACGCCATGATCGATACGATCACAGCCGATAGCATCAATGTAGATATAAAACTACTCACTATGCAGTCAGAGCAGCCTGTCGTTATTACAGGACCTAATTTAAAAATCACAGGTAAAGGCCTTGAGGCCGATTTAAAAACCGAAGTGATTAAACTTATTAACCATACGCGAACCCTATATTATGACCAATAA
- the kdsC gene encoding 3-deoxy-manno-octulosonate-8-phosphatase KdsC: MQFEDLYQPLSDDAKARAKKIKLLICDIDGVFSDGRIYLGNQGEELKAFNTKDGFGIKALINSGFEVAVITGRHSKIVQQRMSNLTVQHIYQGQEDKLIAYQELKQKLALSDEQIAYIGDDGPDMPVMEKVGFAVAVNDAHPLIKRLSHYVTQLPGGFGAVRELTDLLMLENNKPLTSQGTSS, translated from the coding sequence ATGCAGTTTGAAGATCTTTATCAGCCGTTAAGTGATGATGCAAAAGCGCGCGCAAAAAAAATAAAATTATTAATTTGCGATATTGATGGTGTATTTTCTGATGGACGTATTTATCTTGGCAACCAAGGTGAAGAGCTCAAAGCATTTAATACTAAAGACGGGTTTGGCATTAAAGCCCTTATTAATAGTGGTTTTGAAGTTGCCGTGATCACAGGTCGTCACTCAAAAATAGTTCAACAACGTATGAGCAATTTAACCGTACAACATATATACCAAGGCCAAGAAGACAAACTCATTGCCTATCAAGAATTAAAACAAAAATTAGCGCTCAGCGATGAGCAAATAGCTTACATTGGTGACGATGGCCCTGACATGCCAGTGATGGAAAAAGTCGGGTTTGCAGTAGCCGTAAACGACGCCCACCCACTGATTAAACGTTTATCGCATTATGTCACTCAGTTGCCAGGCGGCTTTGGCGCAGTAAGAGAGTTAACAGATTTACTGATGCTTGAAAACAATAAGCCACTTACTAGCCAAGGAACCAGTTCATGA